Genomic DNA from Manihot esculenta cultivar AM560-2 chromosome 15, M.esculenta_v8, whole genome shotgun sequence:
ACCCCACCACGTTGAGAGCAACATCAGCTTGCCGTTCGAAAGGTCATATTCCCTTCCCATGTGGTGAGCTTGTCCCCAATTTAGAGTAATTTTAGAGACGATTTAATAATAGAATATgacatttatataattttttttttttaacacccACATTCAAAAATCCGACCCTCCTCTCTTTATTTAGTggaaatagatttttttttttttttttggtgtgcGTCATACTTTGTTATTAGTTCAGCGGCTATCTCTTACGTTTCAGACGGGATGGCTTTTCACCTCCTTTGTCCAATGTGAGTCTTTCTCTTTCCTGCAAAGGATGGAGTTGTATATATTACTTTATTTCTCTTCTTGCACGTATACATTGAAAAATAATGAGAAATTTAGTCGTTCGACTTGTCTTGCAAAATCCATGTGGCAGAATATCGGCGTCATGTTTTCCTCTTGATTTGAGAGTGAGTCTGCTGCTGAAATGAGATCGATGGTCACTCACAAGGCATATAAGTTGCCAAGAGCTCTCCCACCTCCTACCTTGGCAATGTTTTATGTAATTAAGCGTTAGTTTCCAATAAATTCATTCTCAGTTCATCTTTTCACTAATTATTTAGCCGGACACATTTTGTTCTCCGGCACTTGAAAATTGAATCTTCCTCACTTTAAATGGAATAAACTTAATAAACCAACATAATTCCAACCTAATCAAATGAAATGGCAACAGGTCCACAGTCACGACAAAATGTTTCTTCTGGGCAGGGTCGTGTTTCAAAGCACCCAATAGTAGCTGAAGGTAAATGCTGCATGTTTCAAATTAGATAAAGCTCTCGGATCACGTTTTCATTGATACCAAGATCTCGGTGCACTACATCTTTCAAACTGATTGCAACCAAATACAACTGCAATCATTTCAATGGAACACAATAACTACGAGATACATCTGTACTTCTCTATCCAACTTGTGATATTTCGCTCTCTCCCTCTCCGTGTTATATTCATAAGCCGCAGCCAAGCCAAAACGTGTACCATCTTGGGCGGGGCAGAAGCAATGATTGACAGGTGCAAGGTGTGCTTTAAATGTTGACTATCCCAAATTCAATTAGCCTTCATCTCAATATCTCCGCCATCCTTCTCCTTGATGGTGTCAGAGGTATCTGGAGGGAGAAGCCCTAGGAGCGGCAAAGGCAGCAAAGAGGTAAGATTGCACAGAATAATCAAAAAGGCTAAGTTGTCAAAGCTGTCCTTCGTGATTCCAAAAAGCTGGGTTAGACCAGCACCAATCAGCCCTCCGAGAACACTTCCTCCATTTGAAATGGACATGAGAGTCGCAAAAAGCGTTGCTTCCATCCCTTCCGGACATAATTTGGCGGCTAGCACGAGAACAGGCATGAAAGAAGCCTGCAAATATTAGTAAATTCAGTTTTTCTGCTTTTGCATTAGAAGAAGCATTAGATTAATCAATGCTTGACAGAATAAGCAATAAAATAGATGCATAATGGAAGATGAACAGTGAAAAAAGACATGGCACTTGTTTTACATGTGATTTCCATAAGCTCCATGACACTATAAGCTTATGACTAGGATAATCTTGCAGCATATATTATGCAAAAGAGTGAAACACGAAAGAAATATTGCAGCCAATTTGGACACGAAAAATCATTCCTTTAATCTTTATGGAAAAATAAATTCACCATAAAGAAATGCATCCATCTATGTAAAAACTTATTGATAACTAgaaagaattttttaatttcttttgagGAAGCTAAGAGACTTCAAACCAGCTCTCCATATCTAAAAGCTTGTGGGCTCGCTAAAAAgctattatttcatatttttcacGGGCATGCTTTACGCATGTATATGAAATCTCGAGATCAAATGAATTACAGCTGTCAAAAAAGTTAACAATAAACTTGTgcttgtgcataaaagattatgTAAACAACTAAGAGGAATGATAAATTACCTGAGCAAGAACTGTTAGAATCAAAGAATCCCCAACTGCAAACCACTCGTCGCTTATGCcaaatttacgatttagtccagTAACAAGGAAAACCTGAGccaaaaattacaataaaagtgACAATTAGTAAAGAGCCCATAAACACAATTAATTCAAAGGTAAAGCCTTGCACAAAGGAAATCACAACACAAACCTGAGTCATCCCAAGTGCTGTACCACTTATGGTAGTAAAAACAAAAATCTTCCTCAAAGGAACATTTTTTAGAAAACTATTGTACAGCCCAACCCCAACCAATGATGCAATTGAAGTGACAAGCTTGACACGTCCTAGAAACTCTGGGGTGAAACCAAGTTTATTTGTACTGAAAGCAAAGATTATGTTGTTGCAGATGCAGATTATGTAGATATTTAATCAActaaagaaattttaataacCATGAAACAGAACCAAAGAATAATGACCATACGTAAAGTAAAACATAGCAGAGTCTGAATGCGGTGTTGCCTgccagagaaaaataaataatgtgggAAGAAAAACATTGGGCTGCTTGACTGCATCCCACAACTGAAAAATATGCTGCTTCGAGCTTTCTACAAAGCCAAGCCCATTCAAAGTGAGGTTCTGTCCTCTTGCTGGACCAAGAACACGTTGTTCTTTAACAAGAACAGCAACGGCTGAAGTTATCAGTGGTAGCAATGCCGTAACCCCAAAAACAAACCTGAAACAATAAACTCAGCAGTAAGCTACAATGACAGGTTTTAGAGTCATTAATCCAGGAATGAAATTTATACACAGCTGCATCAAGCACCTTACACCATAAGCATCCACCAAAGAACCACTGAAGTAAGAGCTCACAATTCCACCAAAAGCTGAAGAACCCCAACATAAGGATTGAAGAGAACCTGACAAGTTTTGTGACTCACCACGAGCCCTCTCTACCACCATTGAATCCACAACCTAAAGACAAATGTTAGGATCGTTTGAATGAAGAGTGATACACAATGTGCAAGTTCAAATTTGCAGCAGTCAAAATAAAGCACTTTGTGTGCATGTTTATGGCTGCATGTGAACAAGGAATGAAGGGGAGAGGGAAAGAAACAATGAGACAAACTAGTAGTGTAATATACAGTCATCACTCATTCCTATCCATGTCTCTCTTCCACTAAAAATGGACCTCCATCCTGCTATCGCTGGAGCCTGGATGTAATCATCGGAAAATAAGATTCACATGCCACATTTCTTATTGAAGGCAGTCATGTAGTGCCATATTTGTAAACTGAAAGACATGCAAATAATTGGCATGTAATTAGGCAATGGTTTTCCGAAGTGGGTAATCCAAGGTCCAAACCTCTAAGGTACCATTGTATCAATAACGTCATATGACATTCTCCCACCGGGCAGCACCACACCATTGTTCTGAAATAAGGAGTTTAGTATCTGAGTACTAAGTTGCTCCTCAATCGTTTTCGCAACCAATCCATTTATCCTATTTTGGTAACTTTCTGCTGCTAAATTTTGCAGCCTAGCTACTCCCTTACTTGCTAGTATGAAAATAAAGGATGGAACAGCAAGTCAATGTTAAGCGTACACAGAAACGAAAATAACTTGAAAGATTGTTCCAAATGATCAAATAGCAAATGCTAATAAAACAGAATGCTGACAAGGCCACTCATCTGTGACAGTTGTCAACAGTACATGAAAATTTTCCATGTAACAAAGAACAGTTTGGACTTGGCAATTCAATACGATCTTTCACCTTTGACTGATCACACATTCTCATCAACCTTATTTGGCTGCCTACGCACAAGCATTACATGTGCGCCAATTAACCTGTGCAGTATAACTAATAATAGGTCACGTAGCACTGGAACAGAATAGTTGCCACTTTGACTTTGAATCCTCGGAAATGAAACAAGAGACATGCTAGAGAATAGCCCACTCGATAATTATCAATCGCAAACGGCAGCCTATATTAACTATCCTCAAATTCTTCATTAATTTTTCCTACAATACGTCAAGGCTGATGGGGTCTCTCATCATCAAAATTAGATGGGTCATAAGCTAAGgcatttattatttgaaataagaAGTCCAAGAAGTATGACTTTCTCTAATTCTACCATGATAAGATCCTTTGGCTTTTGAACCCACCAAGCTTCCTCATGGTAGGGCAAACGGCAGCCTATATTAACTATCCTCAAATTCTTCATTAATTTTTCCTACAATACGTCAAGGCTAATGGGGTCTCTCATCATCAAAATTAGATGGGTCATAAGCTAAGgcatttattatttgaaataagaAGTCCAAGATGTATGACTTTCTCTAATTCGACCATGATAAGATCCTTTGGCTTTTGAACCCACCAAGCTTCCTCATGGTAGGACTCAAAATGCCCTACCCTTTCTACTCATCCACTGACCTGCATGCACCCTTCAAAGTTAAACCCCAAATGCCAATCCTGCATCAATATTTCTGTATATGTGAAGCTAAAACTTCTGCCAATTACTAATTCAAATGGCACCACTATATTGTAATAAACACAAGTCATTCTCTTAGAACAAGAGTAACAGGTTCCACAAATATTAAGTCATTGGCATGCCTTTAAAactgattcaaaaataaaatccaAGCATTAATACAAATTTGCATAGTTGAAAGATACTCACAACATCGGAGAAGGCAACAGAAAGCGATCCAAGAAGTATGCAGAAAGCAGCACTATACTTGCTATCAACTAAGGTAGCCATTAAGCTCCAAGAGAGAGCACCAAGAAGTCCTGACAGAACCAAGTATGACCTTCTTCGATAGCCAAACAGTGGGACAGAATCACTGCAACAACCCacaatttattcaataaaaaaatacaaactaTGTAGTTAAAATTAagcaaaagaaaacaaataGTGATTAAAACAACAAATGGAATCCCACCTTATAAACCCATAAAGAGGTTTGACAAGCCACGGTAATGCAGAAAAACCAGATATCACAGCTGTCTAGTCCACCATGCAGATTGTCAGTCTTTATAACATTAATTGAAACAGGACTACTTaccataaaattaaactttCCACTCTTAAACTCCATAACCTACAGAGATTGCAATATGATGCTACCATTTTAATGCTAATCAGTTAAAAAGATAGAAAGGTCACGGTAAACAGAATTATGAATACAATATGAACGTTAGCTAGAGTGCACACTGTAAAGTTCATTCCATATCTTCTTCCACCATTCGCTTGATTCATATCACAAACAGAAATATATGTAGACACACACACACGCATATATAGACATAAAAAGACAACCCTTAAGGAAAAaggaaacataaagaaaaggGCACACCTCGGCAGGATCTAGATGCAAATCATCTTTTAAGTAGAAACTGACAGCAAGTCTGGAAAGGCCTAAAACACCTTGAACAAAGTACACCATGGCAACGGCAATATTATCCGGTGACAATTCAACCCCAAAGCATTTGATTCTGCTGCCAAGACGTCTATTTTTACGAACTGCATTTTTACTAATAGGGCTTGTCCCTTCTTCCACATCTGCAGTTAGCATTTCACCTTTACCGCCACCTAGCCCAAGCATAAACCAGATATACCAAAAAGCCCAATAATCATTTCTGATAAGTACATTCTAACTACTTCAAGATTATCATTTCATAATCCACAATTGGAAATTCAAGCTGATGATCCCAACTATTTCAAACATATGAATCCATTCCTAAGACAAAAACTCCGTCACTTTAGCTACACTAAATATTCAAATGAAACTCTTACTAGGTTGAAGTTAAAGCGATTCAATTAAGGAATTGTACAATAACTTACTATCTACGGTAACCAAAAGCGACTCTTCGCTTCGTTCCCGCCGGTGAGACGGTATCGGCATGAACGTGTATTTATCCGGCTGTTTCCGTCGTGA
This window encodes:
- the LOC110601921 gene encoding folate-biopterin transporter 1, chloroplastic isoform X1 yields the protein MASINLALIPILPSLYFPVSFSSFSQIHRKRLSFIARSRARRRSRRKQPDKYTFMPIPSHRRERSEESLLVTVDSGGKGEMLTADVEEGTSPISKNAVRKNRRLGSRIKCFGVELSPDNIAVAMVYFVQGVLGLSRLAVSFYLKDDLHLDPAETAVISGFSALPWLVKPLYGFISDSVPLFGYRRRSYLVLSGLLGALSWSLMATLVDSKYSAAFCILLGSLSVAFSDVVVDSMVVERARGESQNLSGSLQSLCWGSSAFGGIVSSYFSGSLVDAYGVRFVFGVTALLPLITSAVAVLVKEQRVLGPARGQNLTLNGLGFVESSKQHIFQLWDAVKQPNVFLPTLFIFLWQATPHSDSAMFYFTTNKLGFTPEFLGRVKLVTSIASLVGVGLYNSFLKNVPLRKIFVFTTISGTALGMTQVFLVTGLNRKFGISDEWFAVGDSLILTVLAQASFMPVLVLAAKLCPEGMEATLFATLMSISNGGSVLGGLIGAGLTQLFGITKDSFDNLAFLIILCNLTSLLPLPLLGLLPPDTSDTIKEKDGGDIEMKAN
- the LOC110601921 gene encoding folate-biopterin transporter 1, chloroplastic isoform X3, whose amino-acid sequence is MLGLGGGKGEMLTADVEEGTSPISKNAVRKNRRLGSRIKCFGVELSPDNIAVAMVYFVQGVLGLSRLAVSFYLKDDLHLDPAETAVISGFSALPWLVKPLYGFISDSVPLFGYRRRSYLVLSGLLGALSWSLMATLVDSKYSAAFCILLGSLSVAFSDVVVDSMVVERARGESQNLSGSLQSLCWGSSAFGGIVSSYFSGSLVDAYGVRFVFGVTALLPLITSAVAVLVKEQRVLGPARGQNLTLNGLGFVESSKQHIFQLWDAVKQPNVFLPTLFIFLWQATPHSDSAMFYFTTNKLGFTPEFLGRVKLVTSIASLVGVGLYNSFLKNVPLRKIFVFTTISGTALGMTQVFLVTGLNRKFGISDEWFAVGDSLILTVLAQASFMPVLVLAAKLCPEGMEATLFATLMSISNGGSVLGGLIGAGLTQLFGITKDSFDNLAFLIILCNLTSLLPLPLLGLLPPDTSDTIKEKDGGDIEMKAN
- the LOC110601921 gene encoding folate-biopterin transporter 1, chloroplastic isoform X2 — protein: MASINLALIPILPSLYFPVSFSSFSQIHRKRLSFIARSRARRRSRRKQPDKYTFMPIPSHRRERSEESLLVTVDNVEEGTSPISKNAVRKNRRLGSRIKCFGVELSPDNIAVAMVYFVQGVLGLSRLAVSFYLKDDLHLDPAETAVISGFSALPWLVKPLYGFISDSVPLFGYRRRSYLVLSGLLGALSWSLMATLVDSKYSAAFCILLGSLSVAFSDVVVDSMVVERARGESQNLSGSLQSLCWGSSAFGGIVSSYFSGSLVDAYGVRFVFGVTALLPLITSAVAVLVKEQRVLGPARGQNLTLNGLGFVESSKQHIFQLWDAVKQPNVFLPTLFIFLWQATPHSDSAMFYFTTNKLGFTPEFLGRVKLVTSIASLVGVGLYNSFLKNVPLRKIFVFTTISGTALGMTQVFLVTGLNRKFGISDEWFAVGDSLILTVLAQASFMPVLVLAAKLCPEGMEATLFATLMSISNGGSVLGGLIGAGLTQLFGITKDSFDNLAFLIILCNLTSLLPLPLLGLLPPDTSDTIKEKDGGDIEMKAN